A part of Thermofilaceae archaeon genomic DNA contains:
- a CDS encoding glycosyltransferase family 2 protein: MPSPHAAAETLTVSVVIPSYRGGNGLVELVRGLLNCNARPLEVIVIIDDPDREALNGLLTEFSDPSVKVFLREGRQGKVSALNEALKLVRGDVVLFLDDDVRVNDPKFIDKVAEAMKSCDLLDVKKVIVGKGLLAKLVYIEYTAYNFASKMMAKLAGRAIAINGAAFAVKRRALDEIGYFKPCLAEDLDFALRSFVKGCRFSFLDSTYVLNYAPSSWTHWLKQRKRWAVGLASWLRENYRVLLRAVREVPHVIIPGIILTLPSLLTMIVALALHGMLSKKATYAALLPLSSLIRELVPVTAAVSISLIMMYTVTTLTFAFLLLSLGVLQYVIAKVTGLKPYAHLIPVYLLFYQTVWLTILSVGLIRVLIFGDERVEDWVV, encoded by the coding sequence ACCGTGAGCGTTGTGATCCCTTCTTACCGCGGCGGTAACGGGCTGGTGGAGCTTGTGAGGGGCCTGCTGAACTGTAACGCGCGACCCCTCGAGGTCATTGTTATCATTGACGATCCCGACCGCGAAGCCCTCAACGGGCTACTGACCGAGTTCAGCGACCCGTCGGTGAAGGTGTTCCTCAGGGAAGGGAGGCAGGGTAAGGTGAGCGCGCTGAACGAGGCGTTGAAGCTGGTGAGGGGCGACGTCGTCCTCTTCCTCGACGATGATGTTCGCGTGAACGACCCGAAGTTCATCGATAAGGTGGCGGAGGCGATGAAGAGCTGCGATCTCCTGGACGTGAAGAAGGTTATCGTTGGTAAAGGTTTGCTGGCCAAGCTCGTCTACATCGAGTACACAGCGTACAACTTCGCTAGCAAGATGATGGCGAAGCTTGCCGGAAGGGCCATCGCAATAAACGGGGCGGCTTTCGCTGTGAAGCGGAGGGCCCTCGACGAGATCGGCTACTTCAAACCCTGCCTGGCGGAGGATCTCGACTTCGCTCTCCGCTCGTTCGTGAAGGGCTGCCGCTTCTCCTTCCTCGATAGCACCTACGTGCTCAACTACGCGCCGTCCAGCTGGACCCACTGGCTGAAGCAGAGGAAGAGGTGGGCTGTCGGCCTCGCCTCCTGGCTGAGGGAGAACTACCGGGTGCTCCTGCGCGCGGTCCGCGAGGTGCCGCACGTCATCATACCGGGCATCATCCTGACCCTGCCCTCCCTCCTCACGATGATTGTCGCCCTGGCGCTCCACGGGATGCTCTCCAAGAAGGCCACCTACGCCGCCCTCCTCCCCCTGTCCTCCCTCATTCGGGAGCTCGTACCCGTTACGGCGGCCGTATCGATCTCGCTCATCATGATGTACACGGTCACCACGCTTACCTTCGCCTTCCTCCTGCTCTCCCTCGGCGTGCTGCAGTACGTGATCGCGAAGGTCACCGGCTTGAAGCCCTACGCCCACCTGATCCCAGTCTACCTGCTCTTCTACCAAACCGTGTGGCTGACGATACTGTCGGTGGGCTTGATCCGCGTGCTCATCTTCGGGGACGAGCGGGTGGAGGACTGGGTCGTTTAG